A single region of the Streptococcus sanguinis genome encodes:
- a CDS encoding arginine repressor — protein MNKKDRLEKIRRFVSDYDIGTQEEIVEHLRESGITATQATVSRDIKELGIVKIPLKDNTYIYELPKTMTSSLGLAENNILSCQVLRNMINLSLVPGSTALVKRHLRNEFAEDIFSILADNDSILMVMMTEEAAARVATIIHHW, from the coding sequence ATGAATAAGAAGGATAGATTAGAAAAGATTAGACGGTTTGTCAGTGACTATGACATTGGCACCCAGGAGGAAATCGTAGAACATCTCAGGGAGTCTGGGATTACAGCGACCCAGGCTACGGTCTCTAGGGATATCAAAGAGCTGGGCATTGTCAAGATACCGCTCAAGGACAACACCTATATCTACGAGCTGCCTAAGACCATGACTAGCAGTCTGGGCTTGGCTGAAAATAATATCCTGTCCTGTCAGGTCTTGAGAAACATGATCAATCTCAGTCTGGTTCCGGGGAGCACAGCACTGGTCAAGCGCCATCTTAGAAATGAATTTGCTGAGGATATTTTCAGTATCTTGGCAGACAACGACAGTATTTTGATGGTTATGATGACAGAGGAAGCAGCCGCAAGGGTTGCAACCATCATTCACCATTGGTAG
- the recN gene encoding DNA repair protein RecN, translating into MLLEISIKNFAIIEEISLNFEQGMTVLTGETGAGKSIIIDAMNMMLGSRATTDVIRHGAPKAEIEGLFSLENSRALREIFEEQGWELTDELIIRREILQNGRSVSRINGQMVNLSVLKAVGQHLVDIHGQHDQEELMRPQLHIAMLDEFGTADFLHLKGRYQETFDRYRSLRKQVLTLQKNQQEHKSRIEMLEFQMAEIESAALKSGEDTALHQERDRLLNHKFIADTLTNAYTMLDNEDFSSLTNVRSAMNDLESIEDYDPAYKELSGNLSETYYVLEDVSKRLEDILDGLDFDGDRLLQVESRLDLINSITRKYGGQVDDVLDYFAQISKEYSLLTGSNLSSEDMDRELKALERELVELAQELSQARHGLAAQLEAEIKQELQDLYMEKARFKVQFSKGKFNREGNEQVEFYISANPGEDFKPLVKVASGGELSRLMLAIKSAFSRKEGKTSIVFDEVDTGVSGRVAQAIAQKIHKIGSNGQVLAISHLPQVIAIADYQFFIEKISDENSTVSTVRLLTADERVQEVAKMLAGEDVTEAALTQARELLKK; encoded by the coding sequence ATGTTATTAGAAATTTCGATTAAAAATTTTGCCATTATTGAGGAGATTTCCCTTAATTTTGAGCAAGGTATGACGGTGTTGACCGGGGAAACCGGAGCCGGCAAGTCTATTATTATTGATGCGATGAACATGATGCTGGGCAGCCGTGCTACGACGGATGTTATTCGTCATGGGGCGCCCAAAGCTGAGATAGAGGGACTTTTTTCGCTGGAGAATAGCAGAGCTTTGCGAGAGATTTTTGAGGAGCAGGGCTGGGAGCTGACCGATGAGCTGATTATCCGTCGGGAAATTCTGCAAAACGGCCGTAGTGTCAGCCGTATCAATGGCCAGATGGTGAATCTGTCTGTTCTAAAGGCTGTCGGCCAGCATTTGGTGGATATCCATGGTCAGCACGATCAGGAAGAGCTGATGAGACCCCAGCTTCATATTGCCATGTTAGACGAGTTTGGAACAGCAGACTTTTTGCATCTCAAAGGCCGCTATCAGGAGACCTTTGACCGCTATCGAAGCCTGCGCAAGCAAGTCCTGACTTTGCAGAAAAATCAGCAGGAGCATAAGTCCAGAATTGAGATGCTGGAGTTTCAGATGGCGGAGATTGAGAGCGCAGCCCTCAAAAGCGGTGAAGATACTGCCCTGCATCAGGAACGAGATCGTTTGCTCAACCACAAGTTCATTGCTGATACGCTGACGAATGCCTATACCATGCTGGATAATGAAGATTTTTCCAGTCTGACCAATGTCCGCTCAGCTATGAATGACCTTGAGTCTATCGAGGATTACGATCCAGCCTACAAGGAGCTTTCAGGCAACTTGTCAGAGACTTATTATGTCTTGGAAGATGTCAGCAAGCGCTTAGAGGACATTTTAGATGGACTGGATTTTGACGGAGATCGGCTGCTGCAGGTGGAGAGTCGCTTAGACTTGATTAACAGCATCACACGTAAATACGGCGGCCAAGTAGATGATGTGCTGGATTACTTTGCTCAGATTTCCAAAGAATACAGCCTTTTAACTGGAAGTAACTTGTCCTCAGAGGATATGGACCGAGAGCTGAAGGCCTTGGAGAGAGAGCTGGTAGAGCTGGCCCAGGAGCTGAGTCAGGCTCGTCACGGACTAGCAGCCCAGCTGGAAGCAGAAATCAAGCAAGAGCTGCAGGACCTCTACATGGAAAAGGCGCGCTTTAAAGTGCAGTTCAGTAAGGGCAAGTTCAACCGTGAAGGCAATGAACAAGTAGAGTTTTACATCTCGGCAAATCCAGGCGAGGATTTCAAACCTTTAGTGAAGGTTGCGTCTGGCGGCGAGCTCTCCCGTCTCATGTTGGCAATCAAGTCTGCTTTTTCTCGTAAGGAAGGCAAGACCAGCATTGTCTTTGATGAAGTGGATACGGGTGTTTCTGGCCGAGTGGCTCAGGCTATTGCTCAGAAGATTCACAAGATTGGCTCCAATGGCCAAGTCTTGGCTATTTCCCATCTGCCGCAGGTCATTGCGATTGCCGATTATCAGTTCTTTATTGAGAAGATTTCGGATGAGAATTCGACCGTCTCAACGGTTCGCCTGCTAACAGCTGACGAGCGCGTTCAGGAAGTCGCTAAGATGCTGGCTGGCGAAGATGTGACAGAGGCTGCCTTGACTCAGGCTAGAGAATTATTAAAAAAATAA
- a CDS encoding polyprenyl synthetase family protein: MTRNEKLEKIGLTIEDFYRSQQVSSDLSEVILYSVQAGGKRIRPLLLLELIQAFGLELTEAHYQVAAALELIHTGSLIHDDLPAMDDDDYRRGRLTSHKKFGEDMAILAGDSLFLDPYGLLARAELPSQVKVDLISELSLAAGSFGMVAGQVLDMQGEGQAISLEDLKIIHANKTGKLLTYPFVAAGLIVQAQQSVQDKLRRIGELLGLAFQVRDDILDVTASFEELGKTPQKDLAAAKSTYPAFLGLDGAKNFFNQTLDEAVLILSDLEEKTEFSGGKIQKIIESLRLNG; this comes from the coding sequence ATGACAAGAAACGAGAAACTGGAAAAAATTGGTCTGACGATTGAAGATTTTTATAGGTCTCAGCAAGTGTCGTCGGATTTATCAGAAGTTATTTTGTATTCGGTGCAGGCAGGCGGCAAGCGGATTCGTCCCTTATTGTTATTAGAGTTGATTCAAGCCTTTGGCCTAGAGCTGACTGAGGCTCACTATCAGGTCGCGGCGGCTCTTGAGCTGATTCATACTGGCAGCCTTATCCATGATGATTTGCCAGCTATGGATGATGACGACTATCGTCGCGGCCGCCTGACTAGCCACAAGAAGTTTGGGGAGGATATGGCTATTTTAGCGGGTGATTCTCTCTTTTTGGACCCCTATGGACTATTGGCAAGGGCCGAGCTGCCTAGTCAGGTCAAAGTGGACTTGATTTCTGAGTTGTCTCTGGCAGCGGGGAGCTTTGGTATGGTTGCGGGTCAAGTTCTGGACATGCAAGGCGAAGGCCAAGCAATTAGTTTAGAAGATTTAAAAATCATCCATGCCAATAAGACGGGTAAGCTACTGACGTATCCTTTTGTCGCAGCTGGTTTGATTGTTCAGGCTCAGCAGTCTGTTCAAGACAAGCTTCGTAGGATTGGAGAGCTCTTGGGCTTGGCCTTTCAAGTGCGGGATGATATTTTGGATGTGACGGCCAGCTTTGAAGAGCTGGGTAAAACGCCGCAGAAAGATTTAGCTGCGGCCAAGTCGACTTATCCAGCCTTTCTGGGACTGGATGGAGCTAAGAACTTTTTCAATCAGACCCTTGATGAAGCTGTGCTTATTCTGTCAGACTTGGAAGAGAAGACAGAGTTTTCAGGCGGAAAAATTCAAAAGATAATAGAAAGTTTGAGATTGAATGGCTAA
- the xseA gene encoding exodeoxyribonuclease VII large subunit has translation MPEYLSVSTLTKYLKMKFERDPYLERVYLTGQVSNFRRRPNHQYFSLKDEKAVIQVTIWSGVYQKLGFELEEGMKINVIGRVQLYEPSGSYSIIIEKAEPDGIGALAIQFEQLKKKLGEEGLFQDKFKQVLPQFPKKIGVVTSPSGAVIRDIITTVSRRFPGVEIVLYPTKVQGDGAAAQVADHIKLANERSDLDVLIIGRGGGSIEDLWAFNEEETVRAIFESRIPVISSVGHETDTTLADFVADRRAATPTAAAELATPVTKLDLLGHLQQQENRMSRAMSNRLSYYRERLNKLTQSVIFRQPERLYDGHLQKLDQLNLRLKQKIREYYSEEQQRVKILQHRLEALNPLSRVQRFQEQTAQLERLLRSNMAVIYDNKLAQVRRLSEALLMLDTSRIVARGYAIVQKNQKVVESSAGIEEKDELTLLMRDGQLEVEVKHVQRKEI, from the coding sequence ATGCCAGAGTATTTGTCGGTTTCAACCTTGACTAAGTATCTGAAGATGAAGTTTGAGCGGGATCCTTATTTGGAGCGGGTCTATCTGACTGGTCAGGTGTCCAATTTCCGCCGGCGTCCCAATCATCAGTATTTCTCATTGAAAGATGAAAAGGCGGTCATTCAGGTCACGATTTGGTCTGGTGTCTACCAGAAGTTGGGCTTTGAGCTGGAAGAAGGCATGAAAATCAATGTCATTGGCCGGGTACAGCTCTATGAGCCGAGTGGTTCCTATTCTATTATCATTGAAAAGGCAGAACCGGATGGTATCGGAGCTTTGGCTATCCAGTTTGAACAGCTCAAGAAAAAATTGGGGGAAGAAGGGCTTTTTCAAGATAAATTCAAGCAAGTCTTGCCCCAATTTCCTAAGAAAATCGGTGTTGTAACCAGTCCCAGCGGAGCGGTCATTCGGGATATTATCACGACGGTCAGCCGTCGCTTTCCGGGAGTGGAGATTGTACTTTATCCGACAAAAGTGCAGGGAGATGGGGCTGCAGCTCAGGTTGCTGACCACATTAAACTGGCCAATGAGCGGTCCGATTTGGATGTGCTGATTATTGGTCGAGGCGGCGGTTCTATCGAAGATCTCTGGGCTTTCAACGAAGAGGAAACAGTTCGGGCTATTTTTGAGTCTCGGATTCCTGTTATTTCTAGTGTCGGCCATGAGACTGATACGACCTTGGCGGACTTTGTAGCAGATCGCAGGGCTGCCACTCCAACGGCTGCGGCTGAACTAGCCACACCAGTCACCAAGCTAGACCTGCTGGGACATTTGCAGCAGCAGGAAAACCGCATGTCTCGGGCGATGTCCAATCGCCTGAGCTATTATCGAGAGAGACTGAATAAACTGACCCAGTCGGTTATCTTCCGACAGCCAGAGCGGCTTTACGATGGTCATCTGCAGAAGTTAGACCAGCTCAACCTGCGACTGAAGCAAAAAATTCGCGAATATTATAGTGAAGAGCAACAGCGGGTCAAAATCTTGCAGCATCGTTTGGAAGCATTGAATCCGCTCAGTCGCGTTCAGCGTTTTCAAGAGCAGACTGCCCAGCTGGAGCGTTTGCTGCGCAGCAACATGGCGGTCATTTATGATAACAAGCTGGCTCAAGTCAGGAGATTGTCCGAGGCCTTGCTTATGCTGGATACCAGTCGAATCGTGGCGCGTGGCTATGCTATTGTCCAAAAGAATCAAAAGGTTGTTGAGTCAAGTGCAGGCATTGAAGAAAAAGATGAGCTGACCCTGCTTATGCGGGATGGGCAGCTGGAAGTAGAGGTAAAACATGTCCAAAGAAAAGAAATTTGA
- a CDS encoding NAD(P)H-hydrate dehydratase: MAKNAENILKKVIRERPLDSHKGNYGRLLLIGGTYPYGGAIIMAALAAVNSGAGLVTVATDRENIAPLHSHLPEAMAFDLEEQDRLTEQLVKSDLVLIGPGLAENQLGLDILQKVVQIVAEQQILIMDGGAISLFSKGALPFPKAQTVFTPHQKEWEGLSGLSLSDQTAAANQAAVNQLPLGSIVVQKKHGTTIYQSGQEQVFELTVGGPYQATGGMGDTLAGMIAAFAGQFKSSSLFERVAAATLLHSLIADDLSQEAYVVLPTAISRAISRWMKEMSQ, encoded by the coding sequence ATGGCAAAAAACGCTGAAAATATTTTAAAAAAAGTCATTAGGGAACGTCCCTTGGATAGTCACAAGGGCAATTACGGCCGTCTTTTATTGATTGGGGGGACCTATCCTTATGGGGGCGCCATTATCATGGCAGCTTTAGCGGCGGTCAATAGCGGAGCAGGTCTGGTGACTGTTGCTACAGATAGAGAAAATATCGCCCCTCTGCATAGTCATCTACCGGAGGCTATGGCCTTTGACCTAGAGGAGCAAGACCGATTGACAGAGCAGCTGGTCAAATCAGATCTAGTTTTGATTGGTCCTGGCTTGGCAGAGAATCAACTAGGTCTAGATATTCTACAAAAGGTAGTCCAGATTGTGGCAGAGCAGCAGATTCTCATTATGGATGGCGGAGCTATCTCACTCTTTAGCAAAGGAGCTTTGCCATTTCCAAAAGCCCAAACAGTTTTTACCCCTCACCAAAAGGAGTGGGAAGGCTTATCGGGTTTGAGCTTGTCAGATCAGACAGCGGCAGCCAATCAGGCGGCGGTCAATCAGCTGCCTTTGGGCAGTATTGTCGTGCAGAAAAAGCATGGAACGACCATCTATCAAAGCGGACAAGAGCAAGTCTTTGAGCTGACAGTAGGCGGACCTTATCAGGCAACTGGCGGAATGGGGGATACGCTGGCTGGTATGATTGCCGCATTTGCAGGACAGTTCAAGTCAAGCAGCCTCTTTGAGCGAGTGGCGGCTGCAACTCTTCTTCATTCCCTTATCGCAGATGATTTGAGTCAGGAAGCTTATGTCGTCCTGCCAACGGCAATCAGCAGAGCCATTTCAAGGTGGATGAAGGAGATGAGTCAGTAG
- a CDS encoding TlyA family RNA methyltransferase: protein MAKERVDVLAYRQGLFETREQAKRGVMAGLVIAAANGQRFDKPGEKIDTATELRLKGEKLRYVSRGGLKLEKALQVFDISVTDRVTLDIGASTGGFTDVMLQHGAKLVYAVDVGTNQLAWKLRQDERVVSMEQYNFRYAQRTDFEQEPSFASIDVSFISLSLILPALHEILARDGQVVALIKPQFEAGREQIGKKGIVKDKKVHLAVLEKVTAFMMETGFSVRGLDFSPIQGGQGNVEFLAYLEKSIEPQPLDSAMMTAVVEAAHKEFKDE, encoded by the coding sequence ATGGCTAAGGAAAGAGTAGATGTGCTGGCCTACAGGCAAGGGCTCTTTGAGACCAGAGAGCAGGCTAAGCGTGGTGTAATGGCTGGACTGGTTATTGCTGCAGCCAATGGCCAGCGCTTTGACAAGCCGGGTGAAAAGATTGACACAGCCACAGAGTTGCGCTTAAAAGGCGAGAAACTCAGATATGTCAGCCGCGGCGGCCTCAAGCTAGAAAAGGCTTTGCAAGTGTTTGATATTTCGGTCACTGACCGAGTGACCTTAGATATCGGAGCTTCGACCGGCGGTTTTACAGATGTCATGCTGCAGCACGGAGCTAAGCTGGTCTATGCAGTAGATGTTGGTACTAATCAGCTGGCTTGGAAGCTCAGACAGGATGAGCGGGTTGTTAGCATGGAGCAGTATAATTTTCGCTATGCCCAAAGGACTGACTTTGAGCAGGAGCCGAGCTTTGCTAGTATTGATGTCAGCTTTATATCGCTGAGTTTGATTTTACCAGCTCTGCATGAGATTCTGGCTCGGGATGGCCAAGTGGTCGCCTTGATTAAGCCTCAGTTTGAAGCAGGCCGTGAGCAGATTGGGAAAAAAGGGATTGTCAAGGATAAAAAGGTCCATCTGGCAGTTCTGGAAAAGGTCACAGCATTTATGATGGAGACTGGCTTTTCTGTCAGGGGACTGGATTTTTCGCCTATTCAGGGCGGTCAGGGCAATGTGGAATTTCTGGCCTATTTAGAAAAGAGCATAGAGCCGCAGCCTCTTGATTCAGCTATGATGACAGCTGTTGTAGAGGCGGCACACAAGGAATTTAAGGATGAATAA
- a CDS encoding exodeoxyribonuclease VII small subunit: MSKEKKFEENLADLEVIVQKLENGDVALEEAIAEFQKGMKLSKELQASLDKAEKTLVKVMQADGTETEME, encoded by the coding sequence ATGTCCAAAGAAAAGAAATTTGAAGAAAACTTAGCAGACTTGGAAGTCATTGTCCAAAAGCTGGAAAATGGTGACGTAGCACTGGAAGAGGCGATTGCGGAATTTCAAAAGGGGATGAAGCTTTCAAAGGAACTCCAGGCTAGTCTGGACAAGGCTGAAAAGACCTTGGTTAAGGTCATGCAGGCAGACGGCACAGAAACGGAAATGGAATGA
- a CDS encoding HAD hydrolase family protein: MKFVFDLDGTLSFDYMTIDEEIKQVLLTAPQFGHEVLFASARSYRDCLGLLGPELSQQIVIGLNGGVAYQKGQLMFERQLHQSSYQAILNTCLTYNLPFFVDNTFDYSGQILEKIPFIASVDPLKRARRLELTELQHPIKLVIYMGNHEQLLDDLQARFANLPNLSLDYHEHEKCFYVNPAETNKASTVKELCGSDYVAFGNDQNDIQLFKNSLYAAQVGDFPGLSDYADEQVAFQENLPKAVAARILQKFADFREK; encoded by the coding sequence ATGAAATTTGTTTTTGATTTGGATGGGACCTTGTCCTTTGATTATATGACGATTGATGAGGAGATTAAGCAGGTCCTGCTAACGGCTCCTCAGTTTGGGCATGAAGTTCTGTTTGCTTCGGCGCGCTCCTATCGGGATTGTCTGGGACTATTGGGTCCGGAACTGAGCCAGCAGATAGTGATTGGACTGAATGGCGGAGTAGCTTATCAGAAGGGGCAGCTGATGTTTGAGCGTCAGCTGCATCAGTCAAGTTACCAAGCCATTTTAAATACTTGTTTGACCTATAATTTGCCTTTTTTCGTTGATAATACTTTTGATTACAGCGGCCAGATTTTAGAAAAAATTCCTTTTATTGCCAGTGTAGATCCTCTCAAGCGGGCAAGACGGCTGGAACTAACTGAACTCCAGCATCCTATTAAGCTTGTTATTTACATGGGGAATCATGAGCAGCTCTTAGACGATTTACAGGCTCGTTTTGCAAACTTGCCTAATCTGAGTCTAGACTATCATGAACATGAGAAATGTTTTTATGTCAATCCGGCTGAAACCAATAAAGCTTCAACTGTAAAGGAACTCTGTGGTTCGGATTATGTGGCTTTTGGTAATGATCAAAATGATATCCAGCTCTTTAAGAATTCTCTCTACGCTGCGCAGGTTGGGGATTTCCCAGGCTTGAGCGATTATGCGGATGAGCAGGTCGCCTTTCAGGAAAATTTACCCAAGGCAGTCGCAGCAAGAATCTTACAAAAATTTGCAGATTTCCGGGAAAAATAA
- a CDS encoding DUF1797 family protein, producing MESHLVRIINRLEAMAKDGGNLKRNFEREGVVVAEVAYSYDEENGSVFTLRDVAARETYTFDSIDLIAMEIYELLY from the coding sequence ATGGAATCACATTTAGTTAGAATTATCAACCGCTTAGAAGCTATGGCTAAGGATGGCGGAAATTTAAAACGTAATTTTGAGCGTGAAGGAGTGGTTGTAGCAGAAGTAGCTTACAGTTACGACGAAGAAAATGGCTCTGTCTTCACCTTACGTGACGTTGCAGCGCGTGAGACCTATACTTTCGACAGCATCGATTTGATTGCAATGGAAATTTATGAATTACTCTACTAA
- a CDS encoding bifunctional methylenetetrahydrofolate dehydrogenase/methenyltetrahydrofolate cyclohydrolase: protein MAQIIDGRGLAEKLQKKLAEKTARLKEKTGQVPGLVVIVVGNNPASQIYVRNKERSALASGFRSKIERLPEETSQEELLNLIETYNQNPDWHGILVQLPLPEHIDDEAVLLAIDPDKDVDGFHPLNMGKLWSGHPVMIPATPAGIMAMFHEYGVELEGKRAVVIGRSNIVGKPMAQLLLAKNATVTLTHSRTHNLAKTAKRADILVVAIGRGHFVTKDFVKEGAVVIDVGMNRDENGKLIGDVKFDEVSELASLITPVPGGVGPMTITMLMEQTYQAFKRSLES, encoded by the coding sequence ATGGCGCAGATTATTGACGGTAGAGGTTTGGCAGAGAAGCTTCAGAAAAAATTAGCCGAAAAAACGGCTCGCCTCAAAGAAAAGACAGGTCAGGTTCCGGGCTTGGTAGTGATTGTGGTGGGAAATAATCCAGCCAGTCAAATCTACGTGCGTAATAAAGAGCGCTCGGCCTTGGCCTCTGGCTTTCGGAGTAAGATAGAACGTCTGCCAGAAGAGACTAGCCAAGAAGAGCTCTTGAACTTGATTGAAACTTATAATCAAAATCCTGATTGGCATGGGATTTTGGTCCAGCTGCCCTTGCCTGAACATATTGATGATGAAGCTGTACTGCTGGCCATTGATCCAGACAAGGATGTTGATGGCTTTCATCCGCTTAATATGGGCAAGCTATGGAGCGGCCATCCGGTTATGATTCCGGCTACTCCTGCAGGCATTATGGCAATGTTCCATGAATATGGCGTTGAACTGGAAGGCAAGCGAGCGGTCGTCATCGGGCGGAGTAATATTGTTGGTAAGCCCATGGCTCAGCTGCTTTTGGCTAAGAATGCGACGGTGACTCTGACGCATTCGCGGACCCACAATCTAGCCAAGACTGCTAAGCGGGCAGATATTTTGGTGGTGGCTATTGGACGTGGACATTTTGTGACCAAGGACTTTGTCAAGGAAGGGGCTGTTGTCATTGATGTCGGTATGAACCGAGATGAAAATGGCAAGCTGATTGGCGACGTTAAATTTGATGAAGTGTCTGAACTTGCCAGCCTGATTACCCCTGTACCTGGAGGTGTTGGGCCTATGACCATTACCATGCTGATGGAGCAGACCTACCAGGCCTTTAAACGGAGTCTTGAATCATGA
- a CDS encoding ATP-dependent Clp protease ATP-binding subunit, which produces MLCQNCKINESTIHLYTNVNGHKQQVDLCQNCYQIMKTDPEHSLFGGIANTNNHGTDPIDDFFNSLSNFQQPQEPTTPPTQSGGAYGGGGGYGSNPSKGGQPQPSPQKPKGLLEEFGINVTELARRGEIDPVIGRDEEIVRVIEILNRRTKNNPVLIGEPGVGKTAVVEGLAQKIVDGDVPHKLQGKEVIRLDVVSLVQGTGIRGQFEERMQKLIDEIRSRQDVILFIDEIHEIVGAGSAGDGNMDAGNILKPALARGELQMVGATTLNEYRIIEKDAALERRMQPVKVDEPTVEETITILKGIQKKYEDYHHVKYTDAAIEAAALLSNRYIQDRFLPDKAIDLLDEAGSKMNLTLNFVDPKVIDQRLIEAENLKAQATRDEDFEKAAYFRDQIAKYKELQQTSVLDKDTPIISEKTIEHIVEQKTNIPVGDLKEKEQSQLVNLASDLKAHVIGQDDAVDKIAKAIRRNRVGLGSPNRPIGSFLFVGPTGVGKTELSKQLAIELFGSADSMIRFDMSEYMEKHSVAKLVGAPPGYVGYDEAGQLTERVRRNPYSLILLDEVEKAHPDVMHMFLQVLDDGRLTDGQGRTVSFKDTIIIMTSNAGTGKAEASVGFGAAREGRTNSVLGELGNFFSPEFMNRFDGIIEFQALSKDNLLQIVNLMLDDVNQRLATNDIHLDVTEKVKEKLVDLGYDPKMGARPLRRTIQEHIEDAITDFYLENPSEKELKAVMTSNGKILIKSAKKTESTEPVNSSQEEK; this is translated from the coding sequence ATGCTTTGCCAAAATTGTAAAATCAACGAATCTACGATTCACCTTTATACCAACGTAAATGGCCATAAACAGCAGGTGGATTTGTGCCAAAACTGCTACCAAATCATGAAAACAGACCCCGAACATTCCTTGTTCGGCGGAATTGCTAATACCAACAATCACGGAACAGATCCTATTGATGACTTTTTCAACAGCCTCAGCAATTTTCAACAGCCTCAGGAACCAACTACTCCTCCTACCCAATCTGGTGGAGCCTATGGGGGCGGTGGCGGCTACGGTTCAAATCCTAGCAAGGGTGGTCAACCTCAGCCAAGTCCGCAAAAGCCAAAAGGCCTGCTGGAAGAGTTTGGTATCAACGTGACTGAGTTGGCTCGGCGAGGCGAGATTGATCCTGTTATTGGCCGTGATGAAGAAATCGTCCGTGTCATTGAAATCCTCAACCGCCGCACCAAAAACAATCCTGTTCTCATAGGAGAGCCCGGAGTCGGAAAAACAGCCGTGGTGGAAGGCTTGGCCCAGAAAATTGTTGATGGTGATGTGCCTCATAAACTCCAAGGCAAGGAAGTTATCCGCCTAGACGTTGTCAGCTTAGTACAGGGAACTGGTATCCGTGGCCAATTTGAGGAACGGATGCAGAAGCTCATTGATGAGATTCGTTCTCGTCAGGATGTCATTCTCTTTATTGATGAAATCCATGAAATTGTCGGAGCAGGCTCTGCTGGCGATGGCAATATGGACGCTGGGAACATCCTCAAACCAGCTCTGGCTCGCGGAGAACTCCAGATGGTCGGAGCAACCACCCTTAATGAATATCGTATCATCGAGAAAGATGCTGCATTGGAGCGCCGTATGCAGCCCGTTAAGGTAGACGAGCCGACGGTAGAGGAAACGATTACCATCCTCAAAGGAATTCAGAAAAAATACGAAGACTACCATCACGTCAAGTACACGGATGCGGCTATTGAAGCTGCTGCCCTTCTCTCTAACCGCTACATCCAAGATCGCTTCTTGCCAGACAAGGCTATTGACCTTTTGGATGAGGCAGGATCCAAGATGAATCTGACCCTCAACTTTGTTGATCCCAAGGTCATTGACCAACGTCTGATCGAAGCAGAAAACCTCAAGGCTCAGGCAACTCGTGACGAAGATTTCGAGAAAGCAGCTTACTTCCGTGATCAGATTGCCAAGTACAAGGAACTCCAGCAGACAAGTGTGCTAGACAAGGATACTCCGATTATCAGCGAGAAAACGATTGAACACATCGTAGAGCAAAAGACCAATATCCCAGTTGGCGATCTCAAAGAAAAGGAACAGTCTCAGCTGGTCAATCTTGCCAGCGACTTAAAGGCCCATGTCATCGGCCAAGACGATGCTGTGGATAAGATTGCCAAGGCTATCCGCCGCAACCGAGTCGGACTAGGAAGTCCTAATCGCCCAATCGGCAGTTTCCTCTTTGTCGGACCAACTGGTGTCGGTAAGACTGAGCTGTCTAAGCAACTAGCCATTGAGCTCTTTGGCTCGGCTGACAGCATGATTCGCTTTGATATGAGTGAATATATGGAAAAACACAGCGTGGCCAAGCTGGTCGGTGCTCCTCCGGGCTATGTCGGCTATGATGAAGCTGGTCAATTGACTGAGCGCGTCCGCCGTAATCCCTACTCGCTCATTCTGCTGGATGAGGTGGAAAAGGCCCATCCTGATGTTATGCACATGTTCCTACAGGTTCTAGATGATGGCCGCCTGACTGATGGCCAAGGCCGAACTGTCAGCTTCAAGGACACCATTATCATCATGACATCCAATGCTGGAACTGGCAAAGCTGAAGCCAGCGTTGGCTTTGGAGCCGCGCGTGAAGGCCGCACCAATTCCGTCTTGGGTGAATTGGGCAACTTCTTCAGTCCTGAGTTTATGAACCGCTTTGACGGGATTATCGAATTCCAGGCTCTCAGCAAGGACAATCTGCTGCAAATCGTCAACCTTATGCTGGACGATGTCAATCAACGTTTGGCAACCAATGACATTCATCTGGATGTTACGGAGAAGGTCAAGGAAAAATTGGTTGACCTGGGCTACGATCCAAAAATGGGCGCTCGCCCACTGCGCCGTACCATTCAGGAACATATCGAAGATGCTATTACCGACTTCTATCTGGAAAATCCAAGCGAAAAAGAGCTTAAAGCTGTCATGACCAGCAATGGCAAGATTCTCATCAAGTCAGCAAAGAAAACTGAAAGCACAGAGCCCGTTAATTCATCTCAAGAAGAAAAATGA